From the Sediminispirochaeta bajacaliforniensis DSM 16054 genome, the window GAAGGGATGAATTCCTTGGGCGAGGCCTGCCTTTGCGAGAAACATGCCGACCGCCTGGGTAAAGGCTCCTCCGAGGGCGAAAAACGCCCCTGTGCGTTTCGTTCGCTGATCCTCTTCCGTTCCGCTTTGCCTTTGGATACCACGGCTTCGTGCGCCCTCTTCAAGGATAACCCAGATAACTCCGCCGACGGTGGCTGCTATTCCGAGCATCTGCAGGGGGCTAAGAATCTCCCCAAGGAAGATCCTTGAGAGAATAGCACCGAAAATAGGGCTGAGGGTCATGACGACCATGGTTTCTCTGGGACCGAGATCGACAAAGGCCCTGAAGATGAAGAGGTCGGCTACGCAGAAACCGAAGAGCCCTGATAATCCGAGGAAGAGATAGACCGATGAAGAAAGGCCGAGAGGATAGGGACTACCGCAAAAGAGAAGATGAAGAAGGAACATCACGGGCAGGGCGATCCATAAACGGATATGAG encodes:
- a CDS encoding DMT family transporter, giving the protein MILGQFFALLTAGCWAHNSIVYSAAGKRVGSRAVTHIRLWIALPVMFLLHLLFCGSPYPLGLSSSVYLFLGLSGLFGFCVADLFIFRAFVDLGPRETMVVMTLSPIFGAILSRIFLGEILSPLQMLGIAATVGGVIWVILEEGARSRGIQRQSGTEEDQRTKRTGAFFALGGAFTQAVGMFLAKAGLAQGIHPFSANLLRLSAGLIGLVLYATVRKSLVSDFAALIHDRKALLLTANGALVGPILGIVLSLYALTWAPVGIVTALMQTSPIFLLPIDRLYFKKRVSKGAVAGTITAIVGTALLFL